One part of the Clostridium thermosuccinogenes genome encodes these proteins:
- a CDS encoding glycoside hydrolase family 130 protein produces MSKIIGTPLPNIPWEDKPANYNMPIWRYSKNPVIHRHDMPHANSIFNSAVVPFNGGFAGVFRCDSRGLSMDLYAGFSDDGLNWKINTEPIQFIGADEEILKKEYRYDARVCFIEDRYYITWCNGYHGPTIGIGYTFDFKTFYQLENAFLPYNRNGVLFPRKIGGYYGMLSRPSDTGHTPFGDIFFSKSPDMEFWGHHRYVMGTFRGDASAWQSTKIGAGPTPIETDEGWLLIYHGVINTCNGFVYRMGAALLDLDEPWKVKYRSKFYVLGPEELYECVGDVPNVVFPCAALTDADTGRIAIYYGCADTVTGLAFTTVDDLLEYVKKNNLEL; encoded by the coding sequence ATGTCAAAAATAATCGGTACACCTTTACCAAACATACCTTGGGAGGATAAGCCGGCAAACTATAATATGCCGATATGGCGTTATAGTAAAAATCCAGTGATACATCGTCATGATATGCCCCATGCCAACAGCATTTTCAACAGTGCCGTTGTTCCTTTCAATGGCGGCTTCGCAGGCGTTTTCCGCTGTGACAGCCGTGGGCTCAGCATGGATTTGTATGCAGGATTCAGCGATGATGGTTTGAATTGGAAAATCAACACGGAACCGATCCAGTTTATCGGAGCGGATGAGGAAATCCTGAAGAAGGAATACCGCTATGATGCCAGGGTCTGCTTCATTGAAGACCGTTATTATATCACATGGTGCAACGGCTACCACGGCCCCACCATCGGCATTGGCTATACTTTCGATTTTAAAACCTTCTATCAGCTGGAAAACGCTTTTCTGCCATACAACAGAAATGGTGTGCTTTTCCCGCGCAAAATCGGAGGTTACTATGGAATGCTCAGCCGTCCCAGTGATACCGGACATACGCCCTTTGGCGACATTTTCTTCTCAAAAAGCCCGGATATGGAATTCTGGGGTCACCACCGCTATGTCATGGGCACCTTCCGCGGTGATGCTTCCGCCTGGCAGTCAACTAAAATCGGCGCCGGCCCTACCCCAATAGAAACTGATGAAGGATGGCTGCTGATTTATCATGGTGTCATAAACACCTGCAATGGTTTTGTATACCGCATGGGTGCTGCTCTTCTGGATCTGGATGAGCCATGGAAGGTAAAATACCGTTCTAAGTTCTATGTCTTAGGACCGGAAGAATTATATGAATGTGTCGGGGATGTTCCCAATGTGGTATTCCCTTGCGCAGCACTGACCGATGCCGATACCGGTCGTATCGCCATCTACTACGGATGTGCCGACACGGTTACTGGTCTTGCTTTTACAACTGTGGACGACCTGCTGGAATATGTTAAGAAAAACAATCTTGAATTATGA
- a CDS encoding LacI family DNA-binding transcriptional regulator encodes MLQQVADSLSLSRVTVWKVLNNRPGVAPETVQRVLAAIEKLQQENDSGTAGTQSLDPYIKNITLVAARANTSVFWTQIVDQIASELLLNKVRLNYLPIDVMKVPSSELSSILNADKTDGIIVINVYDEKFISTLSRISLPKVFLDTIPGFTVNDLNGDLVLLEGEKTVESITSNLIKKGCRRIGFIGDIHYAQTNAMRWKGFVNAMEHNGLPLESQLCFTKPIDKDSYLAEISTFLNGLKELPDAFVCVNDYVAFLVLNLLNDRRYNFSGNPILTGYDDSKDFLLDQHGITTVHVQNSILGKRMVNQLLFRIENPEADFEEITVMPKIVFRTANK; translated from the coding sequence ATGTTACAACAAGTTGCGGATTCTTTATCCCTTTCCAGAGTCACGGTCTGGAAGGTGTTAAATAATCGACCGGGTGTCGCTCCTGAAACAGTGCAGCGTGTGCTGGCAGCTATAGAAAAGCTGCAGCAGGAAAATGACTCCGGTACAGCTGGCACTCAATCCCTTGATCCCTATATCAAAAACATAACTCTGGTCGCAGCAAGAGCAAACACATCGGTCTTTTGGACACAGATTGTGGATCAGATAGCCAGCGAGCTTTTGCTGAACAAAGTCAGGTTGAACTACTTACCCATCGATGTCATGAAGGTGCCATCGTCGGAGCTTTCCAGCATACTGAATGCCGACAAGACGGATGGTATAATAGTTATTAACGTATACGACGAAAAATTTATTTCCACCTTGAGCAGGATCAGCCTGCCAAAGGTCTTTTTAGACACCATTCCGGGGTTTACTGTCAATGATTTAAACGGAGACCTTGTGCTGCTGGAAGGCGAGAAAACAGTGGAATCCATAACCAGCAATTTAATAAAAAAGGGATGCCGGCGTATCGGCTTTATCGGGGACATCCACTATGCCCAGACAAACGCAATGCGATGGAAAGGCTTTGTAAACGCCATGGAGCATAACGGTCTTCCCCTGGAAAGCCAATTATGCTTTACAAAGCCCATTGACAAGGATTCTTACCTGGCGGAAATAAGTACCTTTTTGAACGGGTTGAAGGAGCTGCCGGATGCCTTTGTATGTGTCAACGATTATGTGGCCTTTTTGGTTTTGAATCTGTTGAACGACCGCCGCTATAATTTCTCCGGGAACCCGATACTGACCGGATATGATGATTCCAAGGACTTTTTGCTGGATCAGCACGGCATCACCACTGTGCATGTGCAAAACAGTATTTTGGGAAAACGAATGGTAAACCAGCTGCTCTTCCGGATAGAAAATCCGGAAGCTGATTTTGAGGAAATTACAGTCATGCCCAAGATAGTGTTTCGTACAGCAAACAAGTAA
- a CDS encoding heavy metal translocating P-type ATPase, which translates to MKKHLWRIIIGTAVFIAAIAVGSDIKWLQIALFAASYIVAGGDVVGKAARNIIRGKVFDENFLMGVATIGAFLIGEYPEGVAVMLFYQLGELFQDYAVDKSRKSIASLMDIRPDYANVKKGDELIKVDPDEVRVGDIIVIKAGEKIPLDARVIEGSSMVDTSALTGESALREVDVGSDILSGCINVNRVITAEVTKEYEESTVSRILDLVENASSKKSKSEQFITKFAGYYTPVVVLVAVFLAFVPPLVINGAAFSEWIYRALSFLVVSCPCALVISIPLSFFGGIGGASRKGVLVKGGNYLEALARTEIMVFDKTGTLTKAVFNVHEIHAEGISEEQLLELAAYAESYSNHPISASLQRAYGKEIDNRRISEVEEISGHGVSATIDGKKVLAGNIKLMDKMNIPCSREELAGTVVHVAVDNVYAGYILIADEIKADSAQAIKELKAADIRQTVMLTGDNRNVGAKVAKELGIDKVYAELLPGDKVEKLEELFSQKSARGKIAFVGDGINDAPVLARADIGIAMGGLGSDAAIEAADVVIMTDEPSKIATAIRVSKKTLKIAYQNIVFAIGIKITVLALSAFGLASMWAAIFADVGVTVIAILNSFRALNVKNL; encoded by the coding sequence ATGAAAAAGCATCTTTGGCGGATAATTATAGGTACGGCGGTGTTTATTGCGGCAATTGCCGTCGGGTCAGATATAAAATGGTTGCAGATCGCTCTTTTTGCGGCCAGCTACATTGTTGCAGGCGGAGATGTGGTTGGAAAAGCCGCTAGAAATATTATCAGGGGCAAGGTTTTCGATGAGAATTTTCTGATGGGCGTTGCCACAATTGGCGCCTTTTTGATCGGCGAATATCCGGAAGGCGTTGCGGTTATGCTGTTTTACCAGCTTGGAGAGCTCTTTCAGGACTATGCTGTTGATAAGTCAAGAAAGTCAATAGCGAGCCTCATGGACATCCGCCCGGATTATGCGAATGTGAAAAAGGGCGATGAGCTCATCAAAGTCGATCCTGATGAAGTTCGTGTCGGGGACATCATCGTAATAAAAGCGGGGGAAAAAATCCCTCTGGATGCCAGAGTTATTGAGGGCAGCTCAATGGTGGATACGTCAGCTCTTACCGGAGAGTCCGCTCTCAGGGAAGTCGATGTGGGAAGTGACATCCTCAGCGGGTGTATAAATGTAAACAGGGTTATCACTGCAGAGGTTACCAAGGAGTATGAAGAATCCACCGTAAGCAGGATTCTTGATCTGGTGGAGAATGCCAGCAGCAAAAAATCCAAATCGGAACAGTTTATAACCAAATTTGCGGGATATTACACCCCTGTGGTGGTTTTGGTTGCTGTTTTTCTTGCCTTTGTTCCTCCCCTTGTAATAAACGGAGCAGCTTTCAGCGAATGGATATACAGGGCGTTGTCCTTCCTGGTAGTATCCTGCCCGTGTGCTCTTGTCATCTCCATCCCGCTGAGCTTCTTCGGCGGTATAGGCGGAGCATCAAGAAAGGGTGTTCTGGTCAAGGGAGGCAACTATTTGGAAGCGTTGGCCAGGACTGAAATAATGGTTTTTGATAAAACCGGGACGCTTACAAAAGCTGTGTTCAATGTGCATGAGATTCATGCAGAAGGGATCTCCGAGGAACAACTGTTGGAACTGGCTGCATATGCTGAAAGCTATTCCAACCATCCGATTTCCGCATCCCTCCAGCGGGCTTATGGAAAAGAAATAGACAACCGGCGCATATCGGAGGTGGAGGAGATATCCGGACACGGCGTCAGCGCTACCATTGACGGGAAAAAGGTGCTGGCAGGAAATATAAAATTGATGGATAAGATGAATATCCCTTGCAGCAGGGAAGAGTTGGCCGGTACTGTGGTGCATGTCGCAGTGGATAATGTATATGCCGGTTACATCCTGATTGCCGATGAGATAAAGGCTGACTCAGCCCAGGCGATTAAGGAGCTGAAAGCTGCCGACATAAGGCAAACGGTTATGCTGACCGGAGACAACAGGAATGTAGGCGCAAAAGTTGCTAAAGAACTGGGGATAGATAAAGTGTATGCTGAACTGCTGCCCGGCGACAAGGTTGAAAAGCTGGAAGAGTTGTTTTCACAGAAATCCGCAAGGGGCAAGATTGCTTTTGTCGGTGATGGAATCAACGATGCTCCTGTTTTGGCCCGGGCGGACATAGGAATTGCGATGGGCGGGCTGGGATCCGACGCAGCCATTGAAGCGGCGGACGTGGTGATAATGACGGATGAACCGTCTAAAATAGCTACTGCGATTAGGGTTTCGAAAAAGACGCTGAAGATAGCATATCAAAATATAGTGTTTGCCATAGGAATAAAAATAACTGTCCTCGCTTTGAGCGCTTTCGGACTGGCCTCCATGTGGGCGGCCATCTTTGCCGACGTAGGAGTGACGGTTATTGCGATACTGAATTCTTTCAGAGCGCTGAATGTCAAAAATCTATAG
- a CDS encoding J domain-containing protein encodes MPCNWENVDEIKRKLRSLKKLEIKIRSANTFDYAEAAGRQPKIDLVWDRFFNINNAGNSKARYSLENILSMSKEDFKDVINEFFFNVYYKYYMENGIVNYSLYDPEILKWMGLPPHAGLDDIKKRFRELAKKYHPDTGGDSSKFIELMENYKKLVE; translated from the coding sequence ATGCCATGTAATTGGGAAAATGTTGATGAAATAAAGAGAAAGCTCCGAAGCCTGAAAAAGCTCGAGATCAAAATACGTTCGGCAAACACTTTCGACTATGCAGAGGCAGCCGGAAGGCAACCAAAAATTGACCTTGTATGGGATAGATTTTTTAACATAAACAATGCTGGCAATTCAAAAGCCAGATACTCTTTGGAAAATATACTTTCTATGAGCAAAGAAGATTTCAAAGATGTCATCAACGAGTTTTTTTTCAATGTATACTACAAATATTATATGGAAAACGGCATTGTGAACTATAGTTTATATGACCCTGAAATCCTTAAATGGATGGGCCTTCCACCGCATGCCGGCCTGGATGACATAAAAAAGCGATTCCGCGAGCTGGCTAAAAAGTATCACCCGGACACCGGCGGAGACAGCAGCAAATTTATTGAGCTTATGGAAAACTATAAAAAGCTTGTGGAGTGA
- a CDS encoding FeoA family protein: MSINDLKTGQSAVIHAIGGNPKLAKRLKALGYIEGTRVTVRGSAPLGDPIIIKLRGFDIALRRKDAEFIKVREG, encoded by the coding sequence ATGTCAATTAACGATTTAAAGACAGGTCAAAGTGCTGTGATTCATGCTATAGGCGGAAATCCGAAATTGGCAAAAAGGCTTAAGGCATTAGGATATATAGAAGGTACGAGAGTTACTGTGAGAGGGTCCGCTCCCTTAGGTGATCCGATCATTATCAAGCTTAGAGGTTTTGATATCGCCCTTCGAAGAAAAGATGCAGAGTTTATCAAAGTAAGGGAGGGCTAA
- a CDS encoding transglutaminase-like domain-containing protein: MHMFGLEEEQIRQVQRDLDAVPVRDHIRQIFGSLQGCSKEEIFCLQYLYAYMPAADIATYDVELFLKSVRDTLAAVRSVPWGSRITGELFFNYVLPHRINNEDLVDYREQLFNELYPRIKDLSMKDAILEVNYWCLEKATYKTTDMRTSSPLGVIRNAFGRCGEESVLCVAALRSVGIPARQCFTPRWAHCDDNHAWVEAWADGEWHFIGACEPEPVLDKGWFTESAKRGMLILARVPSRLVSDEHVTHQTPIMSQVNIMNNYAKTKKLRVFVTDEEGRPLDGAEVRFELINYSELFPLAVLKTDSKGEACLMTGFGDLFVHVSKDGRFVHKKADQSCLELHFSMAEAKTEDTGEFELDLVPPPQSAASDPGITPEMAKLHEERVARANELRSAFESTFMRGEAADKFAGGFSEYGQEIKELVASSNGNHREIACFLQEDDGLPLKYKVMLLKSLRKKDLSDITCSTLRNHLKGALEYQKCYDEDLFVRYILCPWVYYEFITDYRSFINGYFDDKLKEEFCRDPRSIQRYITENISDSGDRDYGMITASPEGLLKLKYGSAMSRKILFVAICRTLGIPARMNEIDRKIEYWKENEWHTIDSGSSQPVNRCCSLILRKKAPDIPFAYEKNFTVARLENGVYHTLGLYDIPFEGDSLRYTLEEGHYRITTANRLRDGSILAAFYHTELRRGEEREVVIDLREPDITAGEAVALPQMPVLTLDKKPAAAQKLLRTGISSAIAFIEEGMEPTEHLLNEILEQKADFAREHDRVLLILKGSESLDNPLLRKVKDETGVLVAFRDDSKDAFDAVLEALNTQICRLPLVLGLDEDGNCVFHISGYNVGTGDMLLRHFRKKSV; encoded by the coding sequence ATGCACATGTTTGGACTGGAAGAAGAGCAAATCCGGCAGGTTCAGCGGGATTTGGACGCAGTTCCCGTCCGGGATCACATCCGGCAGATTTTTGGTTCACTTCAAGGCTGCAGCAAAGAAGAAATCTTTTGTCTTCAATATCTCTATGCCTATATGCCGGCTGCGGATATAGCAACCTATGATGTGGAGCTTTTTCTAAAAAGCGTAAGGGATACGCTGGCAGCAGTACGCTCCGTACCATGGGGCAGCAGGATAACCGGTGAGTTGTTTTTTAATTATGTTTTGCCCCACCGTATAAACAATGAGGATCTGGTTGATTACCGGGAACAGCTTTTTAACGAGCTTTATCCCCGGATAAAAGACCTCTCCATGAAGGATGCAATTCTGGAGGTCAATTACTGGTGCCTGGAGAAGGCAACTTACAAAACCACAGACATGAGGACTAGTTCGCCGCTTGGCGTAATCCGCAATGCCTTTGGCCGCTGCGGAGAAGAATCGGTTTTATGTGTGGCTGCCTTAAGAAGTGTTGGAATTCCAGCCAGACAGTGTTTTACGCCGCGGTGGGCTCATTGTGATGACAATCATGCCTGGGTGGAGGCCTGGGCAGATGGTGAATGGCACTTTATTGGTGCCTGTGAGCCGGAGCCGGTACTGGACAAGGGATGGTTTACGGAATCGGCGAAGCGCGGGATGCTCATTCTTGCCAGGGTACCTTCCCGTTTGGTGTCGGATGAGCATGTCACTCATCAGACTCCGATTATGTCTCAAGTAAACATTATGAACAATTATGCAAAAACAAAAAAGCTCCGGGTGTTTGTAACCGATGAGGAGGGCAGACCTCTGGATGGAGCAGAGGTAAGGTTTGAGCTTATAAATTATTCAGAGCTTTTCCCGCTGGCAGTCTTAAAGACTGACTCTAAGGGAGAGGCATGCCTTATGACGGGCTTTGGGGATCTTTTCGTTCATGTGAGCAAGGACGGCCGCTTTGTTCATAAAAAAGCCGATCAATCCTGCTTGGAGCTGCACTTCTCCATGGCCGAAGCAAAAACAGAGGATACCGGCGAATTTGAACTGGATCTGGTTCCACCTCCCCAGTCTGCTGCATCGGATCCGGGAATTACACCGGAGATGGCAAAGCTTCATGAGGAACGGGTGGCAAGGGCCAACGAATTGAGGAGCGCTTTTGAAAGTACATTTATGCGCGGTGAAGCTGCCGACAAGTTTGCCGGCGGGTTTAGTGAGTACGGGCAGGAGATTAAGGAACTGGTTGCATCTTCCAACGGCAATCACAGGGAGATCGCATGCTTTTTGCAGGAAGATGACGGACTGCCTCTTAAATATAAGGTGATGCTGCTGAAATCCCTTCGCAAAAAAGACTTGTCGGATATCACCTGTTCCACGCTCCGAAACCATCTGAAAGGTGCTCTTGAGTATCAGAAATGCTATGATGAAGATCTGTTTGTCCGCTATATCCTTTGCCCATGGGTGTATTATGAGTTTATCACCGATTATCGGAGCTTTATTAACGGATACTTTGATGATAAGCTAAAAGAGGAGTTCTGCCGTGACCCTCGGAGCATACAGCGTTACATCACAGAAAACATCTCTGATTCCGGGGATAGGGATTATGGAATGATTACCGCTTCTCCGGAAGGACTTCTGAAATTGAAATACGGAAGCGCCATGTCCAGGAAAATACTCTTTGTAGCTATCTGCCGAACATTGGGTATTCCTGCCCGGATGAACGAGATTGACCGGAAAATCGAATACTGGAAAGAAAATGAGTGGCACACCATAGACAGCGGCAGCAGCCAACCTGTCAATCGCTGCTGCTCCTTGATTCTTAGAAAGAAGGCGCCGGACATACCCTTTGCCTATGAAAAGAATTTTACGGTGGCTCGGCTGGAAAACGGCGTTTATCACACTCTTGGACTCTATGACATCCCCTTTGAGGGAGACAGCCTCCGATATACGTTGGAGGAGGGACATTACCGCATAACTACGGCAAACCGCCTGAGAGATGGTTCAATCCTGGCAGCGTTCTACCATACAGAGCTGCGCCGGGGTGAGGAACGGGAGGTGGTGATAGACCTGCGGGAACCTGATATCACTGCAGGAGAAGCTGTTGCATTGCCTCAAATGCCGGTACTGACCCTGGATAAGAAACCAGCAGCCGCCCAGAAATTGCTCCGGACAGGAATAAGTTCGGCCATAGCATTCATAGAGGAAGGCATGGAGCCTACGGAACATCTTTTGAATGAAATTCTGGAGCAAAAAGCGGATTTTGCCAGGGAGCATGATCGTGTGCTGCTGATTCTTAAAGGCAGCGAATCTTTGGATAATCCCCTTCTTCGCAAAGTAAAGGATGAAACAGGGGTACTCGTTGCATTCCGTGACGACAGCAAGGATGCCTTTGACGCAGTGCTGGAAGCTTTGAATACCCAAATCTGCAGGCTTCCGCTGGTTCTTGGATTGGATGAGGATGGAAATTGTGTCTTCCATATCTCCGGATATAACGTAGGCACCGGAGATATGTTGCTGAGGCATTTTAGAAAAAAATCGGTATAA
- a CDS encoding ArsR/SmtB family transcription factor, whose amino-acid sequence MAKEYEQIERCDCDVIHEDVVNQVKSKMPQEETLYDLAELFKVFGDSTRIKILWALDEAEMCVCDIAVLLNMTQSAISHQLRVLKQANLVKSRKEGKIVYYSLDDEHVRQIFDQGLIHINEE is encoded by the coding sequence ATGGCGAAGGAATATGAACAGATTGAAAGATGCGACTGTGACGTAATCCATGAGGATGTCGTAAATCAGGTGAAAAGCAAAATGCCGCAGGAAGAAACGCTCTATGACCTGGCGGAGTTGTTCAAAGTGTTCGGAGATTCGACACGGATCAAAATACTCTGGGCTTTGGATGAAGCGGAAATGTGCGTTTGCGATATCGCAGTGCTGCTCAACATGACGCAGTCGGCAATTTCCCACCAGCTAAGGGTATTGAAACAGGCCAATCTGGTAAAAAGCCGGAAGGAAGGGAAAATAGTATATTATTCCTTGGATGATGAGCATGTAAGGCAGATATTTGACCAGGGACTGATTCACATAAACGAGGAATAG
- the feoB gene encoding ferrous iron transport protein B, producing the protein MITAALLGNPNVGKTTLFNALTGANQYVGNWAGVTIEKKEGFFGKNVKIVDLPGIYAMDTYSNEEKISKEFLQRDDVDVVINIVDASNLSRNLYLTFQLRQFNKPVVLVLNMMDVAKAKGIEIDCDKLSKRLGVTVIPISATKKTGINKLKEVLENSNFFTSLIDNDCQLDNEADIYRHIEEILKECTRTTGGDTITPTERIDKLVLNKYLAYPFFILVMYLIFQFTFSWVGQPLSDMLDMLVNDYLVPWVGSLLSDSNEWFQSLIIDGIMGGVGSVIVFLPVILTLFLGISFLEDSGYMARAAFLMDKIMRRMGLSGKAFIPMMVGFGCSVPGIMSTRTLESEKDRKLTALLVPLMSCNAKLPVYVLLASVFFPGKQTLIIFSLYLLGIAMAFIVGWIFDKTIFKKDEEPFIIELPEYKMPEMRDLLIHTWRKGESFLKKMGTVIFAASVIIWFLSSFNFSGLADINDSFLSYLGKAINPIFIPLGFGTWQNSVSLLTGIVAKEVVVGSMGVLYGGDLKSILPGFFNPLSAYAFLVFVLLYTPCISTVAAVKKEYGGKMMALSIVYQILLAWVVAFIVYSLGNLILGIV; encoded by the coding sequence ATGATTACCGCAGCATTGCTTGGAAATCCTAATGTGGGGAAGACTACTCTTTTTAACGCACTGACCGGTGCAAACCAATATGTAGGTAACTGGGCGGGAGTAACCATCGAAAAAAAAGAAGGTTTTTTCGGAAAAAATGTAAAGATTGTTGACCTGCCTGGGATATATGCCATGGATACATATTCCAATGAGGAGAAGATATCCAAAGAGTTCCTTCAAAGGGATGATGTGGACGTGGTTATTAACATTGTGGATGCATCCAACCTGAGCAGGAACCTGTATTTGACATTCCAGCTAAGGCAGTTTAACAAGCCTGTTGTGCTGGTGTTAAACATGATGGATGTTGCAAAAGCCAAAGGGATTGAGATAGATTGCGATAAGCTTTCCAAAAGGTTAGGGGTAACCGTCATACCAATTTCAGCTACCAAGAAAACAGGAATAAATAAGTTAAAGGAAGTGCTGGAAAACAGCAATTTTTTTACGTCTTTAATTGATAATGATTGTCAGTTGGATAATGAAGCCGATATTTACAGACATATAGAAGAAATACTGAAGGAGTGTACCCGAACCACCGGCGGGGATACAATTACACCCACCGAAAGGATAGACAAGCTGGTGCTTAATAAATATCTGGCCTATCCTTTTTTTATCCTGGTTATGTACTTGATATTCCAGTTTACCTTCAGTTGGGTGGGGCAGCCTCTTTCGGATATGCTGGACATGCTGGTGAACGATTATCTGGTGCCATGGGTAGGCAGTTTGCTGTCCGACAGCAATGAATGGTTCCAATCGCTTATCATTGACGGCATTATGGGAGGCGTTGGTTCGGTTATAGTATTTTTACCTGTGATACTAACGCTGTTTTTGGGCATATCCTTCCTGGAAGACAGCGGTTATATGGCTCGTGCTGCATTTTTGATGGACAAGATAATGAGGCGCATGGGGCTTTCGGGAAAAGCATTTATCCCAATGATGGTGGGATTTGGTTGCTCTGTTCCGGGAATAATGTCCACCCGCACGCTGGAAAGCGAAAAAGACAGAAAGCTTACGGCATTATTGGTACCACTCATGTCCTGCAATGCAAAGCTTCCCGTATATGTATTGCTGGCATCGGTTTTCTTTCCGGGAAAACAAACGTTGATAATATTTTCACTGTATCTTCTAGGTATTGCGATGGCTTTCATCGTAGGCTGGATTTTTGATAAGACCATCTTTAAAAAGGACGAAGAGCCTTTCATTATTGAGCTTCCCGAGTATAAGATGCCCGAAATGAGGGATCTGCTGATCCACACATGGAGAAAGGGAGAGAGCTTTCTCAAAAAGATGGGTACCGTTATTTTCGCAGCTTCGGTGATCATATGGTTTTTGTCCAGCTTTAATTTCTCCGGCCTTGCAGATATAAACGACAGCTTTCTGTCATATTTGGGGAAGGCTATAAATCCGATTTTCATACCGCTGGGGTTCGGAACCTGGCAGAATTCGGTATCCCTTCTTACCGGAATTGTGGCTAAGGAAGTGGTGGTCGGCTCCATGGGCGTATTGTATGGAGGAGATTTAAAAAGCATACTGCCGGGATTTTTCAATCCTCTTTCAGCTTATGCTTTCCTGGTGTTTGTGCTGCTGTATACCCCTTGTATATCGACAGTGGCCGCAGTTAAAAAAGAATACGGCGGAAAAATGATGGCCCTGTCCATCGTGTATCAAATACTGCTGGCCTGGGTTGTTGCATTTATTGTATACAGCTTGGGAAACTTGATTTTAGGGATAGTTTAA
- a CDS encoding FeoB-associated Cys-rich membrane protein — protein MFVEIAIAAALAVAAVYILYKNIKKSASGKCSGCSYKSEGCSCCAEESKK, from the coding sequence ATGTTCGTAGAAATAGCCATAGCAGCAGCTTTGGCAGTAGCCGCCGTGTATATATTATATAAAAATATTAAGAAAAGCGCATCAGGAAAATGCAGCGGATGTTCATACAAGTCGGAAGGGTGCTCCTGCTGTGCTGAAGAATCCAAAAAATGA
- a CDS encoding cation transporter — translation MKKKFILEGLGCANCAAKMEKAIKELDGVREASVNFITTKLIIDGEDEKMPEIIQAAEKIIKKIEPDTVMKKA, via the coding sequence ATGAAAAAGAAATTTATATTGGAAGGTTTGGGATGCGCCAATTGTGCGGCAAAAATGGAGAAGGCCATCAAAGAGCTTGACGGTGTGAGGGAAGCCAGCGTTAATTTCATAACTACAAAGCTCATCATTGATGGAGAAGATGAAAAAATGCCCGAAATTATACAGGCTGCAGAAAAGATAATAAAAAAGATTGAGCCGGATACCGTTATGAAAAAAGCTTAA